Proteins co-encoded in one Tachysurus fulvidraco isolate hzauxx_2018 chromosome 17, HZAU_PFXX_2.0, whole genome shotgun sequence genomic window:
- the zdhhc9 gene encoding palmitoyltransferase ZDHHC9 yields the protein MSAVMIPKKVTRKWEKLPGKNTFCCDGRVMMARQKGVFYLTLFLIIGTCSLFFAFECPYLAVHLSAAIPVFAVVLFLFVMAMLLRTSFSDPGVLPRALPEEANFIEMEIEAANGSVPAGQRPPPRIRNVQINNQIVKLKYCYTCKIFRPPRASHCSICDNCVDRFDHHCPWVGNCVGKRNYRYFYLFTLSLSLLTIYIFAFDIVHVVLRSVDSGFVNTLKETPGTVVEVLVCFFTLWSVVGLTGFHTYLISLNQTTNEDIKGSWSGKNRIQNPYSHKNFIKNCCEVLCGPTYPSVLDRRGVMLEEPSVSTPSGASDATANTNTTVSPNSKTTAPLIPNEHTPDEAKPSIVTAQKTTASNPKEEKPSSPRDLSPKIPAPIVVKESAH from the exons ATGTCGGCGGTAATGATCCCGAAAAAGGTGACACGTAAATGGGAAAAGCTGCCAGGAAAGAACACTTTCTGCTGCGATGGCCGGGTGATGATGGCAAGACAGAAGGGAGTGTTTTACCTCACACTCTTCCTCATCATCGGGACCTGCTCTCTCTTCTTCGCATTTGA GTGCCCGTACCTGGCTGTCCACCTTTCTGCAGCTATCCCAGTGTTCGCCGTGGTTCTCTTCCTTTTTGTCATGGCTATGCTGCTGAGGACGAGCTTCAGCGACCCAGGCGTGCTCCCCCGTGCCCTGCCCGAGGAAGCCAACTTCATTGAGATGGAGATTG AGGCAGCCAATGGAAGCGTCCCGGCTGGACAGCGCCCTCCTCCTCGCATCAGGAACGTGCAGATCAACAACCAGATTGTCAAGCTGAAATACTGCTATACCTGCAAGATCTTCCGTCCTCCTCGTGCTTCCCACTGTAGCATCTGTGACAACTGTGTGg ATCGCTTTGACCATCACTGCCCATGGGTTGGAAACTGTGTGGGGAAGAGGAATTACCGCTACTTCTACCtgtttacactctctctctcccttcttaCCATCTACATCTTCGCCTTCGACATTGTTCATGTCGTACTAC GATCAGTGGACTCTGGATTTGTGAACACTCTTAAGGAAACCCCTGGCAC TGTGGTGGAGGTGCTGGTGTGCTTCTTCACACTGTGGTCTGTTGTAGGACTGACTGGCTTCCATACGTACCTGATCTCGCTCAACCAGACCACCAATGAAGAT ATAAAAGGCTCGTGGTCAGGGAAAAACCGTATCCAGAATCCGTACAGTCACAAGAACTTTATCAAGAACTGCTGTGAGGTGCTCTGTGGCCCCACTTACCCAAG TGTTCTGGACAGAAGAGGGGTGATGCTTGAAGAACCTTCTGTCTCCACTCCTTCTGGTGCTTCTGATGCTACTGCCAACACAAACACTACTGTTTCACCTAactca AAAACCACAGCTCCTCTGATTCCCAATGAACACACTCCTGATGAGGCCAAACCCAGCATCGTCACTGCCCAAAAAACCACTGCCAGCAACCCAAAAGAGGAGAAACCATCCAGTCCAAGAGACTTGTCCCCTAAAATCCCTGCCCCCATTGTTGTGAAAGAGTCAGCCCACTAG